The Leptolyngbya sp. FACHB-261 genome segment GTTGCCGACAGACTTGGGATGAATGGGGCCAAGCTTAGCCTGGGTGATGTCAAGCTCTGGGACAGTTCCCGACAGATTTGGGATGACTCCTGCATAACTGTGGGATAGTTCTCGACCCGATTGGGATAAATGCTGACAGCAATACATCAACGTCCCAACTGGTCACCCAGTTTATTCAAGCGAATCTCTACACTGTTGAGCCGACTATTGATCTTGGTCAGCAGGGGCGAGATGGTCAGATGCATCCATAACCACATGGCGCCAATTGCCAAGATTAGCAACAGGGAGGCGCCCGCTAGATTTCTGCGGTCTTCTTTGCGAGGAACCACCTGCCATTTCAAGACGGTCTTAAGCTGTTGTTCGATGCTATTGAGGCGCTCCTCTAAGCCATACTTCAGATCGGTAAGCGCTCCTTTTGGTTCTGCCTGTGTTGCTTTGGGCAAGGCTCCTAGTCCAGTGGCTAAGCCTGCTATCCGCTCTTCTAGCTGGCTCAAGCGCTGGTTAATTTCTGGAGAATCTCTAAGCTCAGTGATTTGATCCAGCAGAATCACTAAACTATCTCTCAAATTGTGTTGCCCTTGCGCTAGCCCATGCAGAGCTTGGGAGTGGGATTGCAAGAGCGCCCCCAAGTCAGAGGCAACCTGAGGCGTTACTGGCTCTTGCAGTTGCTCAGTTAGGGTTCTGCAATCCTGGCTCAGGCTTTGTAAGTTCTGGAGCAGGTCAGGGGGAAGACTCGCCACCGGAGAAGCAGGCTCCTGCAATAAACTGCGCAGACCAGCAACCTCCTGGTGCAAGTTAGAGAACTCGGGATTGCTGTCAGTGGGCGACGGCAATTCTATCTGGCTTAAACGCTCAGTAATCGCCTCTAACGTTTGCATCAAGGACTGCTGGCCTTGAGCGAGTTGTCCCCAAACCTGCGAATAGCTATTCAAATCGACCATTAAGGCATCCAATCTGCTGCTGATTGGACGCTGTTGATCACTACTAGATAGACTCATCCCTGTCTCCCGGAGCGTTTTTGCAGGGCTGCTTAGCAAGCTCGACCTCTCGCACTGGCCGATAGATGTCTCAGAAACCCTTAAACAATAAAAGCTTCACACGGCAGGGAGTATTCAGGCAGCCTGAGCGAGTTAACGCAAATGAATTTCAAACGAATTTAGTCGTTGGGCAAGGAATAGAGTCAAGAACTGGCACAAACAGGGGAGGCAGTGGCAGAAGGGACGGGCTAGGCTAGCGCCAAAGCTTTAGGCAGCTTAGAAGACAGCCCACAAAAGGCTAGAGCCTCTGCCATGACCCAAGAATTGGCGAAAGAATTAGCGATCTGTACACGCGGTCTTACCAAGCAATTTGACCGCCACATAGCCGTCAATGATCTGGATTTGCAGATCGAAGTGGGGGAAGTTTACGGGCTGATTGGCCCCAATGGGGCAGGCAAAACGACCCTGATCCGGATGCTGGCGGCTGCCGAAGAACCGACCACAGGTGAGATTTACATTCATGGCGAACGGCTGTCTCGCGAGCTGAATGCTCCCATTCTCAAACGTCGTCTGGGCTATCTGCCCGATGACTTTCCGCTCTACGACGACTTAACGGTTTGGGATTATCTCGACTACTTCGCACGGCTCTATCAATTACAGGAACCACGCCGCAGCCGGCGCTTGAGTGAAGTTCTAGAACTCGTGAACTTGTCCAGCAAACGCAACAGTCCGATTGCGGCCCTATCCCGTGGCATGAAGCAACGGCTCAGTCTGGCCCGAACCATTATTCATGAGCCAATTGTGCTGCTGCTCGATGAGCCTGTCTCTGGCCTGGATCCGATCGCCCGGATGCAGTTTCGGGAAATCATCAAGGTGCTTCAAGAAGCCGGGATGACCATTCTGATCTCGTCGCACGTGCTGAGTGACTTGGCCGAACTGTGCACCTCGGTTGGCATTATGGAGCTGGGTTTTTTGGTTGAAAGCACTTCGTTGCGAAAACTCTACCAGCGTCTCAGCCGTCAGCAAATCGTGTTATCAACCTTGGGCGATCTCGATGCACTCAAGTCTGAATTGCGTAATCACGCTTCGATCAATGCAGTAGAAGTGCTGCCAGGGCAGCAGACGGTGCGAGCTCAATTTTCAGGAACCCCGGAAGAGAGTGCAGCGCTGCTTCGCAATCTAATCGAGGCAGGCATTCCGTTAACTGAGTTCCATTGTGTTCAAGAAGATTTGGAGACTATCTTTCTTAAATTGGGTCATCAACAAGTTTCCTAAATCCAAAGTTTTTCAAGTTTTCAATTGTTTCGAGTAAGGGCGTTTTCAACTAGGGGTTCTGGTCTTTCGTTCAAGTCCTTCTGATGGAGAATCTTTTGTGATTAGACTCGATTATTTAGGTGATTGGAATCCGCAACTCCTGCGCGAGCTCAAAGGCCGTCTAAAACCCCAGACTCTAATCGTCTCCGGGTCTGTGTCTGTGCTTAGCCAGATTCTAGTCCTTTTGAAATTCTACGCTGACCTTCCAAGTAATATCCCTAATGCTGGCACGCTCTACAGCCGTTACTGCACAGGTTACTACACGGGTGATCGCAATGACTACTACGCGCACTATACCGTGACTTGTTTACAGAATGCATCTGGCGATCTAATTATTAACTGGCAAGTGTGGTGGCTGGAGGTTTTCAAGGCCATCAGCTTAGTTCTGCCTTTTGTATTGCTAGTAGTTGGCGCTTATATTCTGATTAGTGATATTGCCAAAGAAGAACGTCGCGGCACCTTTAATTTTATTCGTTTAAGCCCAAGGGCTAGTCAGAACATTTTGCTTGGCAAACTATTGGGTACACCCATTCTGCTATATCTAGGAACTGCTCTAGTAGTTCCCTTGCATATATGGTCTGGCCTGACAGGTGGGGCAACATTAGGCTCGATCTTAAGCTTCTACGCTACTCTCTTGGCTAGTTGCTGTTTGTTTTATAGCGCTTCCTTGCTCTATGCATTATTAGGTGGTCTTCAAGCCTGGCTAGGCGCTCTGCTCGTCTTCATCACGCTCTTTTTGTTTAAAAATGTAGAAGCCTCTTTAGGGTATGGCGCTCCCGGAGATTTGCAGTGGTTCTCAATTCCTATCGGTCGTAACTTGTCACTTGCCCAAGGCCTTTTGGTGCTTACCTGCGTTTTCTGGACTTATTGGATTTGGCAAGCACTGGATCGGCGCTTTAATAACCCAGGAGCAACGCCCTTAAGCAAACAGCAGAGTTATTTACTAACTGCCTGTTTTGAGGTTCTGCTCATAGGATTCTTCTGGCACAACTTAGACAAAGGCGCTTGGCAAGCTGAAGCACCATTCGGTAGCCGTCTTCTAGAGTCTCTTTTCTTTCTGTCCGTTTTCAATCTGTTGGCTTTCCTCGGACTCATTGCGGCGCTCTCACCACACCGTCAAACCCTTCAGGACTGGGCACGCTACCAGCATCAGAACAGGGCAACAGCCAATCATGTCGTCAAACGCAATGGCAATACTGGTAACACCAGCAATCAACGCCTCATTCAAGATTTGCTATGGGGAGAAAGAAGCCCTGCCTTGGTTGCGATTGCAGTTAACACAGTGATTGCAGCAACTGTTCTTGTACCCTGGATTTTGCTGTGTCCTTCAGGGTCTCTACGTTTGCAAGCCCTGCTCAGTCTCGAGCTGGGTTGTGGCCTAATCCTGGTTTGCGCAGTGCTTGTTCAGCTTCTCCTACTTATGAAAACGCCAAAGCGCGTTTTGTGGGCTTTAGGAACCCTGGGCGCGGTCATTGTATTGCCCCCTATAGTGCTGCTCATGCTGTCTCTCACTCCTAAGGAGGCAGCTGACCTATGGCTGCTCACAGCCTTTCCTGTGGTTGCCTTGAGTCAAGCCTCGGCCATGAGCACTGGCTTCGCCCTCCTGGGTCAGTGGAGCGTGTTCGTGGCTCTTAGCTTGAGACTGCACCGACAACTCCGACAGGCCGGAGAGTCAGCAACTAAAGCTTTATTAGCAGGACGACCGGCTCTAGCACCTGAACCGTAATTTCTGGCTTACAAGACCGCAGACACGATCAGTAATACAAGCACATCAGTCTTTGGACTTCTTGAGCGCCTTTGCCACCAGTTCTGGAATTTGGGAAGGGCGCTCTGCCACGGGAATACCCACAGCTTTGAATGCGGCAATCTTAGAATCAGCAGTACCGGTTCCTCCTGCGGTGATTGCCCCCGCATGGCCCATCCTTTTGCCTAGAGGTGCACTGCGGCCCGCAATATAAGCGATTACGGGCTTCTCAATCGTCTCGGAGATATACTGCGCGGCTTCCTCTTCAGTGCTGCCGCCGATTTCACCCACCAGCACAATCACTTCAGTTGGCTCATCCTCATCTAGAGTTTGCAACCACTGTGGTAATGAAGAGCCAATGATCGTGTCGCCGCCAATACCTACCCCAATCGATTGACCCAGGCCAGCGCGGCTCAACTCGGAGGCGATCTCGTAAGTAAGGGTGCCACTGCGACTGATTAGCCCCACACAGCCGGGAGTGTAGATCGAGCCGGGATGGATGCCGATCAGAAGTTTTTGATGAGGCACAATCACCCCAGGACAGTTGGGTCCAATCACCAGGGTTTCTGTCGCCTCGGCTTTGCGGACCAAGCGCACCATATCCAACGGCGGGATACCTTCAGTGATGATCACAATCTGGCGAATGCCAGACTCAATCGCTTCTAGAGCAGCATCAACCGCATAGTAGGCAGGCACAAAAATCACGCTGGTGTCGATGTTGCCTACTGCTTCTTGAGCTTGTTCGACTAAGTCAAAAACAGGAATCCCACTAAACTCTTGCCCACCTCGCCCTGGTGTCACTCCGGCCACGATTGGAGTTCCATAGGCCAGCATGAGCTGGGTATGGGTTGCCCCCATCCGCCCAGTCATACCTTGAACGAGAATGCGGCTCTTGGCGCTAAAGTTAATGTCTTTCATAGGGGTTTATAAGCTAGCGCAAGCATCACTTCTTCAAGGGGCGGGCTGAGGCAGTTGCGGCCACGGCTATGTCTACCGCCTCATCTAGAGTTTCTAGCAAGGGTAGTCCCGATGCCGCCATGCGCTCCCGCGCTTTATCCATGTCGTTACCCTGGAGGCGCACGATCAATTGCGGTGCGTCTTTCACCTGCTCGCGCATCAGCCGACTACGATAAGCTTCTACCGCTGCGGCTACTTCATCACAAGAGGTAATACCTCCCAAAATATTGACCAGCAGTACCCGCACATTTTTGTCTTGAGCCACCAGTTCCAGGCCCCGTTCAATGCGCTCACGGCCAGCACCACCGCCAACGTCCAAGAAGTTGGCGGGTTTGCCGCCTTGCAGATTGATTAGATCCATCGTGGCCATCGTGAGACCAGCACCATTGCAGAGCACCCCCACATTGCCGTTCAGGGTAACCAGTTGTAAGCCCAGAGATCGGGCTTCATCTTCACGGTCTCCTGCACGGGCTGCAGGTTTAAGACAAAGCAAATCGGGATGGCGGTTGAGAGCATCATCGTTGACGCTAACTTTGCCATCCAAGGCCATGATCTGACCGCTTTCGCTGACACCCAAAGGATTAATCTCGATCAGATCCAGGTCTTCGCTGGCAAAAAGACCATACATTTTCTCTAAAATCAGGCTCACCGACTGAATCTGGTCGCCAGTTAAGCCCATGCGCAACGCCAGCCGTCGAGCGTAGAAGGAGGAAAACTCATCCTCCACGACTACTTGCTGAATTTGATCTGAAAGAGATTCGATTTCAATTCCGCCGGCCTGCGAGCCCAGCAGCACCGGCCGCCGCACCTGACGGTCTAGCATCACTGCCAGATAGAACTCCTGCCGGGCGGCAAATTTGGCTTCTGCCAGCAAAACATCTGGGTATTCCCCATTAATTGGCAAACCAAATATTGTTTGGGCAGCAGCTACAGCATCAATCGTATTTTCAACAAATTTGATCCCTCCGGCTTTGCCCCGACCGCCAGAGCGGACTTGAGACTTCAGCACAACTGGATAGGGTACCTTGAGCCCTTTTAAATCTTCAGGACGGTCAATTCGTTGGGAGAGCAATACCGGAATGCCGGCCTCCCGAAATAGCAGCTTCGCCTGGTATTCCAGTAAATCCATGATTGTTAACGATGACGAATTCGAGGCTGCGTCTTAACCAGTGATTACCATTACAAACTGTTGTAATTTCCACCTTGGAGACTGCTTCACTTTACCAGAGTGACCTTCTTCACCCGCAAAATTGCGGTCGTCTCTACAGGAACACTATGTAATCTTGTCTAGAAGGTTCCGACAGATCGAGATACGTTCAGTAGAATGTAGGGCAGACTGAAAGCTGTCAGTGTGCTGGCAAGCATCCCCCAGCTCCCAAGGCAAATGAGCAGGGTCAGGCGAGTAGGGTAACTTTCACCAGACGACTTCAAATAGATAAATGGATAGGGCAGCATGAAGGACACCAGCTCAGGCGATCACAGGCAGCTTCTGCTGATCGATGATGACCCGAATTTGATTCTGCTGGTCAAGGACTATCTTGAATTTCGCGGATACGAAGTCATCACGGCTGGCAATGGGCGCGAGGCGCTTGAGGTACTAGAGCGTAATTTGCCAGATATGATCATCTGCGACATCATGATGCCGGAAATGGACGGCTACGCTTTTGTTCAAAAGGTACGGGGCGACTCCCGCACTAATTGGATTCCAGTCTTGTTTCTGTCTGCAAAGGGTCAGAGCGCAGACCGGGTTAAAGGGCTCAACACTGGAGCCGATGTCTACATGGTCAAGCCCTTCGAACCCGAAGAGTTAGTCGCTCAAGTCGAGTCCTCACTTAAGGCCGCCTCACGCTTAATTCAGCACAATACACGCACGGGTGATGGTCAGCCGAAGATTCAGGTCGCCTTTGACGTTGAACTCACACCGACGGAACTTAAGGTAATTCAGTTTGTGGCTCGAGGGATGGCAAACCGCGAGATCGCGGAGGAGCTCAACGTTAGTCAACGTACGATTGAGAGCCACGTCAGCAACATGTTAGGCAAGACTGGCCTACACAACCGTACAGAATTGGCTCGTTGGGCGATTGAGAGCGGGATGGCCTAAACCAGAGCCAAACCAGGCTCAAGCTTAGTTATGGGCTAAAGATTGAGGGTTGAGCGAGCTGGCAGCGTAGGACTGCCCAGCTCAAATAGTTTTACAAATTAATGGGAAAAGCAGTTTACCGACGAACCAGGCCTCTCAAATGATTCAGAGACGACTGCTGAGACAAGGGGACGGTACTTTTAGCTCAGGAACCTTCACAGACAGCTGAAGTCTTGAGCAAAGTAATCAAAGAGCAGGGGACAAACAAGCCTAACGTTTCGCCTCCCGCTTGCGCATGCGCTCCTGCAACCGGGCATCCGCTCGTTGCTCTAGCCGAAACAACCAAATCATCAAGGCCACGACACCAGTCTGCAAGGCAAAGCTAGGCAGGCTACTCTCCAACTCACGTCCAGCTAAAAGTTTCACCCCAAACACCAGCGCCCCGATCAGACCGGAAGCGGCACAGGCTCCATAAACCAACTTACGCAGCCCCCGATAGGGCGCTGCCACTTCAGCTCTGAGTCGAGTTCGGTCTTCTGGAGAAAGGTCAGCCATGAGCTAGATTAACCAGTGATGCTCTCCAGAAGTTGCCAAGTTTGGTTTTGGCTAACAGCTTGGTTGACCTGGTCAAACATCTGATAGCAGTGGTTGTTGCGCTGGAGCGGTAGCTCCTCGTTCTTGGCAACACAGGTGAGGCGAATCTTGGACTCCGGAGTCTGGTCGATCAAGACTTCGATGGTCACTAGTTTCGCAAAGGGAACTCCCCCTGGAATTTCACGCGCCATTAAATAGTCTTGGGTGTCGTAGATGATATCGAGGTTACAGGAGGATAGCGTATCCACCAGGGTTTGGCGGAAGCGATCTGGAGGGACTGCAACGGTAAAGTACTGGGTGTAGCGAGCCATAGCGCAGTGCAGACGGAGTGAAAAGGAGCGCGGTCGTCAGGAAAATGTTACAGCACTTACACAGATTCTAAAGGCGTAACCCTGGAATGCAATCTGAGGCAGTGCCCTCTTCCAGAAGGAGACGTAGACTCTCGATGTGTGGTGCCAGTGGCGAAACTTATTGGAGACCTCAATTGCCTCCGTTTCTTCCCCACTGTACTATGCGCTTCTGGACCCTTAGCCATCCGGAGACTTATCGCAGAAGGTTTTGAGAATGGGTGGAAAGCTAATCACATTCGAGGGCGTGGAAGGGGCAGGCAAAACCACTCAGTTAGAACGACTCCAAACCTGGCTAGTAGCAGAAGGTTACAAGGTCCAAGTGACGCGGGAACCAGGGGGGACAGCCCTGGGGGTTCAGATCCGCTCCTTGCTGCTGCATAGCGATACGGTCTCTGAACGAGCAGAGTTGCTGCTGTATGCCGCCGATCGAGCTCACCATGTAGACACTGTGCTACGTCCTGCATTACAAGCGGAATATATAGTGCTCTGCGATCGCTACACTGACTCCACCCTGGCCTACCAGGGCTACGGTCGGGGCTTACCCCACGACCTAATTGCCACGATCAACCAAATTGCCACCGCAGGTCTGCAACCTGATTTGACACTCTGGCTTGATCTAGACGCCGCCCACGGGCTTAGCCGCATTCAGCAGCGACAGAGCCAAGCCGATCGGCTAGAGCGCGCTGCCTTGAGCTTTCATACTTCAGTGCAGCAGGGTTTTACAGCCCTGGCTCGAACTTATCCGGAACGCATCGTGCGTGTCGATGCCAGCCAGTCACCAGAGCAAGTTCAGCAGGCAGTGCAGACCGCTCTACAAGAACGTCTGGGCCTATGGTGAGCTTTAGCAATGCTCTATTTAGCCCGGTTGTGGGCCAGACTGCGGCAATTAGTATCTTGGCGGCTGCCTTACGACAGCAACGCATCGCTCCAGCCTACCTGTTCGCTGGACCGGAGGGAGTTGGACGAGCTGAGGCAGCTCGCTGTTTCATTGCAGGCTTAGTCTCACCGCCTGATTTGCAACCGAGCCAGCAGTTAGAGCTAGTGGCACGACTACGCCAGGGAAACCATCCGGACGTGCTCTGGGTACAGCCAACCTATCAGCACCAAGGCAAGCTCCTCAGCGCTGCCGAGGCAGAAGCCAGCGGTCTCAAACGACGAGCCCCGCCGCAAATTCGTCTAGAACAAGTGCGCGAAGTCGGTCGCTTTGTCAGCCACCCCCCCCTAGAAAGCACTCATTCAGTGGTGGTTTTAGAGGGAGCAGAGACTATGGCTGAGGCGGCAGCCAATGCGCTGCTGAAAACTCTAGAGGAGCCCGGTCAGGCGACGCTGATCCTACTCGCTCCTAGCACAGAAGCCTTACTACCAACTCTGGTGTCTCGGTGTGCTCGCGTGCCTTTTCACCGACTGTCTACTCAGGATATGGCCTTGGTGCTAGAGCGCTGTGGACATGCCGCCATTCTGGAGCAGCCTGAGGTCCTGTTGATGGCTCAGGGTAGCCCTGGGGCCGCCATTGAAAGCGCTCAACAGCTCACTCAAATTCCTACAGCAATCCTGCAACTTTGCGAACTATTACCAGCAACGCCTCGCGAAGCGCTGACTCTCGCCAAGCAAATCAGCAGCCTGGAGCCTGAGGTGCAGTTATGGTTAGCCAGTTATCTGCAACAGCGCTATTGGCGCATCTCGACCCGCCCTGATCTGGGCTTTCTCAAGACTTTAGAGGAAGTACGTAGCCAACTGGTCAGCTATGTCCAGCCTCGCCTGGTGTGGGAAGTCACGCTTCTGCAAGCTGTAGCAGTGGATCCGGCAGGTCACTGCTAACGCCACGCGCAACTTACCTTTATTACAGGTGGGCTATTACAGGTGGGCCTTCGCCTCGCGGGAGACCAGTTCCGATTCATCGTTTTGCATTTGTTGCAGCACGCTTAGCGCTTCCGGACCGCCTAAGCGCCCGAGTGCCTGCACAACTCGATAACGCATTTGCCAATCTGGATCTTGGGCAAAAGGCACTAGCAGGGGCACGGCTTCAGGGTTGCCAAGTTCTCCCAAAGCGCCAACTGCGGCGGTACGCACTAAGTCAGTGTCCGAAGCTAGAGCTTTAGTGAGTAGGTGGATTGCTTTTGGATCTCCCAATTCACCCAAAGCAGCAATCAAGCTCACCTGGACCAGCCACTCGTTTTCCCGCTCGTAGACCTGGCATAACTCGTCCAGAACCTCTGGCTGCTTGAGCGCGCCTAAGCAGTCAGCAGCAGCAGCGCGAACATCAGCCTCTGGATCATTGAGCAGACGGTCGCGTAGGAGTTCGAGAGCCCGTGGCAAATCTTGCGGGCCCAAAGTATCCATTTGGCTCAAGGCGGCATAGCGCACCCGAGTATTTGTGTCCTGGCTAGCCGTGTAAGCCAGCTCGAAGGCAGGAGCTAACTCTAGCTGGCGTATTTGGTTGACTGCCCGCAGGCGGTCTCCATAATCTTCAGAGCTGAGTAGCTCGCGTACAGACTCCGGCGTAATGGTCATAGGTTGAGATGCAACAAGAATAAGGTCAGGCAACAAGCCTAGAAAGGGGCATCAGGTCAGTTTTTTAGGGGTGTTTAGGGGCTCTACTCAGCAGCCATGGCTCGCACAATGTCACCGCGAGTCACGATGCCGATTACCCGATCAGCACTGTCTACTACGGGCAAGCGGTTGATCTTGCGGTCAGCCATCACTCGTGCAGCTTCCCGTAAACTGGCTGCAGCAGTGATCGTGATCGGTTTACGAGTCATGACCTCGCCGACAGTTTGCCCCAAAGCCTTTTGTAGGTCTCGCTCATAGCGATTGGGGCTTTCGAGGTAGATCACACTGTCTAGAAACAGAATATAGGCTGGCGGTACCGCTCCAGCTTCCTGCCGCATTAAATCTGTTTCTGACAGCACCCCCACTAACTTGCCATCTTCAGCCACAACAGGAAAGCCACTAATCCGACGTTCTGCCAGGATTTGAATGGCTTCCTTCAAAGGGGTTTCAGGCCGCACCACAACCAGGTCTCGGGTCATGATGTCAGCAACTGTTTTGGTCATAAGCTCAGGAACAGGCCTCACGGCAGCGCTGGACTGTGCTTATTGTAGGAAATCACCAGCGCTGAGCAGGAGTCGTTACAGGACTTAACCTAGCTCCAATGCCACAGGAGGGAGCCATGTCCTCTAGTAAGCCAGCGTCTCTAGAGTTTCGCGTAGATAGGAACGCACTAGTTCATCGGGCAGAGTGTTGGGGTCGATGCCCTGATGACCTAGGCGTTCTTGATGCCAACGGCTGAAGCCT includes the following:
- a CDS encoding ABC transporter permease → MIRLDYLGDWNPQLLRELKGRLKPQTLIVSGSVSVLSQILVLLKFYADLPSNIPNAGTLYSRYCTGYYTGDRNDYYAHYTVTCLQNASGDLIINWQVWWLEVFKAISLVLPFVLLVVGAYILISDIAKEERRGTFNFIRLSPRASQNILLGKLLGTPILLYLGTALVVPLHIWSGLTGGATLGSILSFYATLLASCCLFYSASLLYALLGGLQAWLGALLVFITLFLFKNVEASLGYGAPGDLQWFSIPIGRNLSLAQGLLVLTCVFWTYWIWQALDRRFNNPGATPLSKQQSYLLTACFEVLLIGFFWHNLDKGAWQAEAPFGSRLLESLFFLSVFNLLAFLGLIAALSPHRQTLQDWARYQHQNRATANHVVKRNGNTGNTSNQRLIQDLLWGERSPALVAIAVNTVIAATVLVPWILLCPSGSLRLQALLSLELGCGLILVCAVLVQLLLLMKTPKRVLWALGTLGAVIVLPPIVLLMLSLTPKEAADLWLLTAFPVVALSQASAMSTGFALLGQWSVFVALSLRLHRQLRQAGESATKALLAGRPALAPEP
- a CDS encoding response regulator transcription factor, which produces MKDTSSGDHRQLLLIDDDPNLILLVKDYLEFRGYEVITAGNGREALEVLERNLPDMIICDIMMPEMDGYAFVQKVRGDSRTNWIPVLFLSAKGQSADRVKGLNTGADVYMVKPFEPEELVAQVESSLKAASRLIQHNTRTGDGQPKIQVAFDVELTPTELKVIQFVARGMANREIAEELNVSQRTIESHVSNMLGKTGLHNRTELARWAIESGMA
- a CDS encoding DUF3493 domain-containing protein, giving the protein MADLSPEDRTRLRAEVAAPYRGLRKLVYGACAASGLIGALVFGVKLLAGRELESSLPSFALQTGVVALMIWLFRLEQRADARLQERMRKREAKR
- a CDS encoding succinate--CoA ligase subunit beta, with translation MDLLEYQAKLLFREAGIPVLLSQRIDRPEDLKGLKVPYPVVLKSQVRSGGRGKAGGIKFVENTIDAVAAAQTIFGLPINGEYPDVLLAEAKFAARQEFYLAVMLDRQVRRPVLLGSQAGGIEIESLSDQIQQVVVEDEFSSFYARRLALRMGLTGDQIQSVSLILEKMYGLFASEDLDLIEINPLGVSESGQIMALDGKVSVNDDALNRHPDLLCLKPAARAGDREDEARSLGLQLVTLNGNVGVLCNGAGLTMATMDLINLQGGKPANFLDVGGGAGRERIERGLELVAQDKNVRVLLVNILGGITSCDEVAAAVEAYRSRLMREQVKDAPQLIVRLQGNDMDKARERMAASGLPLLETLDEAVDIAVAATASARPLKK
- the nblB gene encoding phycobilisome degradation protein NblB, producing MTITPESVRELLSSEDYGDRLRAVNQIRQLELAPAFELAYTASQDTNTRVRYAALSQMDTLGPQDLPRALELLRDRLLNDPEADVRAAAADCLGALKQPEVLDELCQVYERENEWLVQVSLIAALGELGDPKAIHLLTKALASDTDLVRTAAVGALGELGNPEAVPLLVPFAQDPDWQMRYRVVQALGRLGGPEALSVLQQMQNDESELVSREAKAHL
- the tmk gene encoding dTMP kinase, translated to MGGKLITFEGVEGAGKTTQLERLQTWLVAEGYKVQVTREPGGTALGVQIRSLLLHSDTVSERAELLLYAADRAHHVDTVLRPALQAEYIVLCDRYTDSTLAYQGYGRGLPHDLIATINQIATAGLQPDLTLWLDLDAAHGLSRIQQRQSQADRLERAALSFHTSVQQGFTALARTYPERIVRVDASQSPEQVQQAVQTALQERLGLW
- a CDS encoding ABC transporter ATP-binding protein; the protein is MTQELAKELAICTRGLTKQFDRHIAVNDLDLQIEVGEVYGLIGPNGAGKTTLIRMLAAAEEPTTGEIYIHGERLSRELNAPILKRRLGYLPDDFPLYDDLTVWDYLDYFARLYQLQEPRRSRRLSEVLELVNLSSKRNSPIAALSRGMKQRLSLARTIIHEPIVLLLDEPVSGLDPIARMQFREIIKVLQEAGMTILISSHVLSDLAELCTSVGIMELGFLVESTSLRKLYQRLSRQQIVLSTLGDLDALKSELRNHASINAVEVLPGQQTVRAQFSGTPEESAALLRNLIEAGIPLTEFHCVQEDLETIFLKLGHQQVS
- the sucD gene encoding succinate--CoA ligase subunit alpha, encoding MKDINFSAKSRILVQGMTGRMGATHTQLMLAYGTPIVAGVTPGRGGQEFSGIPVFDLVEQAQEAVGNIDTSVIFVPAYYAVDAALEAIESGIRQIVIITEGIPPLDMVRLVRKAEATETLVIGPNCPGVIVPHQKLLIGIHPGSIYTPGCVGLISRSGTLTYEIASELSRAGLGQSIGVGIGGDTIIGSSLPQWLQTLDEDEPTEVIVLVGEIGGSTEEEAAQYISETIEKPVIAYIAGRSAPLGKRMGHAGAITAGGTGTADSKIAAFKAVGIPVAERPSQIPELVAKALKKSKD
- a CDS encoding CBS domain-containing protein — protein: MTKTVADIMTRDLVVVRPETPLKEAIQILAERRISGFPVVAEDGKLVGVLSETDLMRQEAGAVPPAYILFLDSVIYLESPNRYERDLQKALGQTVGEVMTRKPITITAAASLREAARVMADRKINRLPVVDSADRVIGIVTRGDIVRAMAAE
- a CDS encoding DNA polymerase III subunit delta' — its product is MVSFSNALFSPVVGQTAAISILAAALRQQRIAPAYLFAGPEGVGRAEAARCFIAGLVSPPDLQPSQQLELVARLRQGNHPDVLWVQPTYQHQGKLLSAAEAEASGLKRRAPPQIRLEQVREVGRFVSHPPLESTHSVVVLEGAETMAEAAANALLKTLEEPGQATLILLAPSTEALLPTLVSRCARVPFHRLSTQDMALVLERCGHAAILEQPEVLLMAQGSPGAAIESAQQLTQIPTAILQLCELLPATPREALTLAKQISSLEPEVQLWLASYLQQRYWRISTRPDLGFLKTLEEVRSQLVSYVQPRLVWEVTLLQAVAVDPAGHC